The Nitrospiria bacterium DNA window GACAAAGTGGGTGTGGCGGGGCTTACTGGGGCGGTCATGCGCAGGGGGGGAACTCTAAACAAAAGCAGTGATGCCATTGATGAAGAATTGGAGTTTATGGCTGCGGAATTGAATATCGGAATCGAACAGGAACGAGGCACTGCGAATTTGAATCTTTTGCGTAAAGATTTGGATCAAGGGTTGACCTTATTCGCGGACATCCTGATGCACCCCGCTTTTGAAGAGGGAAAGCTGGAATTAACCAAACGGGGTGTCATCGAAGGAATCCTGAGACGAAACGATTCTCCCCATTCCATTGCTGCTCGGACCTTCCAAAAACTGGTATACGGAGAGCTCCATCCTTATGGTCGTGAAAGCACAGTAGAGAGCATTCAGCGTATCCAACGGGAAGATCTGCTGGCTTTTCATCGCAACTTTTTCCGTCCTAATAATGTATTGATTGCCGTTTCCGGGGATATCAAGAAGGATGAACTCATCCGGAAACTGACCGAGGTTTTTTCCCCATGGCAAGAAAAAGAGGTGGTGTTCCCTCCCGTTCCTCCCGTCCATCAAGAGGTGAACCCTTCCATCAATTATATTTTTAAGGACATTCCCCAAACCACCATTCGTATGGGACATCTCGGAGTGAAACGGGACAATCCTGATTTTTTTGCCCTTTCAGTGATGGATGATATTTTGGGTAGCGGAGGCTTTGGCAGTCGGTTGTTTCAGGAGGTTCGGACCCGGCAAGGGTTGGCCTATTCCGCGGGAAGCATTTTTCAGCCGGGGGATTTTGAGGTGGGCATTTTTTTGGCTTATAGTGAAACCAAGTCCGCTTCAACGCTGCAAGCCATAAACGCCATTTTGAATGAGATTAAGCGGATTCGGGAGGAGGCGGTTTCCGACGAAGAGTTAAAGCAGGCCAAGGATTCTTTTTTAAATTCTTTTGTTTTCTCATTCGCCAACCCCACCCAGATCGTCACACGGCAAATGCGTTTGGAATATATGGGTCTTCCAAAGGACTTTTTGGACACTTTTCGGGATCGCGTGGCCCAGGTCACCAAAAAAGATATACTACGGGTTGCTCAGCAATATTTAAAACCTGAGGGGTTGATCATTTTGGCAGTGGGAAAACAGGATGAATTTGATTCCCCTCTTTCCACCCTGGGTAAGGTCCACGAAATTCCTTTGGAAGAGACCGAACCGGTGACGGGAGGCTAATGAAAACCCGGTGAGGCCCGAAATGTCTATTTTGCCGTAGAAAAAGAGTCTCGAAGAATTTAAACATGGAACCGGTGTTGTGTTCCAACAATTACCTAAAATTCTAGATTCCCGCCTGCGCGGGAATGACGGAGGAGGGAAGCGGGAGGAGCAAAGGATTGAAGTGGGAATAACGGGTTTTGTATATTCAAGGTATTTCAGGAACAAAACGGTAAAGGGATGTTGAAAAACCCTTGCTGTCATTCCCGAAAACGCACTTACCCTAATTTCCGAAACCCAACTTGCCGTCATTCCCGAATGTTTAATCCGGAATCCAGTTCGGAAAGACTGGATTCCGGGTCAAGCCCGGAAAGACAGTCAAAGTCAAGGGACTTATGATGCACTACACCAGTTGATTTGGAGAGAATGTGTATTTAGAATAGTGTTTTGCAAAAGGGGCCACCTATCATGTTGAGAATTGGTGTGAGGCCAACTCAAAAACTGGTTTTTAAAAAGAATGAGGTGGTTCAAAAATAAAAAACGGGAGGTTAATAATGAAAAAAATTGTTGGATACGGTATGCTTGCTTTGTTTGCTGGCTTATTTCTGGGATTGGCCGTGGAAACGGTAGAAGCAGGATCTGAAAAAGCATTATCAGCATCTCGAGGATCCGCCGGAGAGGCACCAAACGCCGAAGGGATTAAACATTATAACAAGGATCATTGGGGTGTGGCCGAGGAACATTTCCGGGAAGCGGTGAAAGCGGATGAAAAATTGGCAGAGGCCCACTTTAATCTTGCGCTTTCCCTAGATAAATTAGGTAACCATGGGGAAGCCACACAGCATTTCAAAAAAGCCCTTGAACTGGCTCCCAAAAATCCAGCCATCGCAGATTCAAAAATCCTCAAGGCCCATTTAGGGATGTAAAGTTGGTATAGGTTTTATTGAGATAAGAGTTTGTTCCTTTTTGAAATGATTGCTACGGGTTCAAGGAGCAAACCCTTAAGATTTTTTTAATTATGAAGCCAGATCAATCTATTAAAAAAATAGCCCTGTTTTTGGTGGTTCTTTTAATTTTTTTCTGGGGCTTTACTGCTCTAGGGTTTAGCCATCATATCCTAGATCACAGGCAAACTTCCCACCATTCGGAACAGCATTCCTCTTTTTCATGCGCTTGGATGTGTGCGGTCT harbors:
- a CDS encoding tetratricopeptide repeat protein, whose translation is MKKIVGYGMLALFAGLFLGLAVETVEAGSEKALSASRGSAGEAPNAEGIKHYNKDHWGVAEEHFREAVKADEKLAEAHFNLALSLDKLGNHGEATQHFKKALELAPKNPAIADSKILKAHLGM
- a CDS encoding pitrilysin family protein — translated: MRFFFRDFIFGFFLVGFLWAGTPTLYGADPRQMKFDPVDFDPPKADRIVLPKGMILYFLEDHTLPLVNIQLMIKTGDIYDPPDKVGVAGLTGAVMRRGGTLNKSSDAIDEELEFMAAELNIGIEQERGTANLNLLRKDLDQGLTLFADILMHPAFEEGKLELTKRGVIEGILRRNDSPHSIAARTFQKLVYGELHPYGRESTVESIQRIQREDLLAFHRNFFRPNNVLIAVSGDIKKDELIRKLTEVFSPWQEKEVVFPPVPPVHQEVNPSINYIFKDIPQTTIRMGHLGVKRDNPDFFALSVMDDILGSGGFGSRLFQEVRTRQGLAYSAGSIFQPGDFEVGIFLAYSETKSASTLQAINAILNEIKRIREEAVSDEELKQAKDSFLNSFVFSFANPTQIVTRQMRLEYMGLPKDFLDTFRDRVAQVTKKDILRVAQQYLKPEGLIILAVGKQDEFDSPLSTLGKVHEIPLEETEPVTGG